In the genome of Qipengyuania seohaensis, one region contains:
- a CDS encoding GNAT family N-acetyltransferase: protein MSDGELAARVAGSVGSIDKDAWNALAGDNPFMRHEFLTALEDSGSVGAGTGWQSAPLIISSDNGPPLAALPAYLKGHSQGEFVFDHAWADAYERAGGEYYPKLQITAPFTPATGPRLLLSDDSLAAPLLKAAEQLCLQNGFSGAHATFIEPDQIRFFEAAGWLLRKDIQFHWMNRDYASFDDFLASLTSRKRKDLRKERAAAQAGLDIVRLTGDDIRPEHWDAFWVFYQDTGARKWGRPYLTRDAFDLFGERMGEQLILVLALEDGNPIAGALNFIGGEALYGRYWGCTKDVRFLHFELCYYQAIDAAIELGLSRVEAGAQGGHKLARGYEPVETNSAHWIADPGFREAIADFLERERKGVAADRNYLERRTPFKRG from the coding sequence GTGAGCGACGGCGAACTTGCCGCAAGGGTCGCAGGCTCGGTCGGCTCGATCGACAAGGATGCCTGGAATGCGCTGGCGGGTGACAACCCGTTCATGCGGCACGAATTCCTGACGGCACTGGAGGATTCGGGCAGCGTGGGCGCCGGGACCGGTTGGCAGAGCGCGCCGCTGATCATTTCCTCCGACAATGGACCGCCGCTGGCGGCCCTGCCGGCCTATCTGAAAGGCCATAGCCAAGGCGAATTCGTATTCGATCATGCCTGGGCCGATGCATACGAGCGCGCCGGGGGCGAATATTATCCCAAGCTACAGATCACCGCGCCTTTCACGCCCGCCACGGGTCCGCGGCTCCTGCTGTCCGACGACAGCCTTGCCGCTCCGCTCCTGAAAGCTGCTGAGCAATTGTGCCTGCAGAACGGTTTTTCGGGTGCTCATGCGACTTTTATCGAGCCGGACCAGATCCGGTTCTTCGAAGCTGCCGGATGGTTGCTGCGCAAGGACATCCAGTTCCACTGGATGAACCGCGACTACGCAAGTTTCGACGATTTTCTCGCCTCGCTAACCTCGCGCAAGCGCAAGGATCTGCGCAAGGAACGGGCAGCCGCGCAAGCCGGTCTCGATATCGTCCGCCTGACGGGGGACGATATCCGGCCCGAGCATTGGGATGCTTTCTGGGTGTTTTACCAGGATACCGGGGCACGGAAATGGGGGCGGCCTTATCTCACCCGCGATGCCTTCGACCTGTTCGGCGAGCGGATGGGCGAACAATTGATCCTGGTTCTGGCGCTGGAAGACGGCAATCCGATTGCCGGTGCGCTCAATTTTATCGGCGGCGAGGCGCTGTACGGCCGGTATTGGGGATGCACGAAGGACGTGCGCTTTCTGCACTTCGAGCTTTGTTATTACCAGGCGATCGATGCCGCAATCGAGCTTGGCCTGTCACGGGTAGAGGCGGGTGCGCAGGGCGGTCACAAGCTGGCCCGCGGTTATGAGCCGGTGGAAACCAATTCCGCTCACTGGATCGCGGACCCCGGCTTTCGCGAAGCCATCGCGGATTTCCTTGAGCGCGAGCGCAAAGGTGTGGCCGCGGATCGCAATTACCTCGAACGCCGCACTCCGTTCAAGCGCGGCTGA
- a CDS encoding sel1 repeat family protein codes for MTVLTSIEGGAGRIDQTNEGAATIAECLAQYAKGSIDALYDLGVAFSTGSHGVVCDMIEAHKWFNIAASKGHEEAAWCRADVSDEMTAREISEAQRRARQWLSEGQRKVA; via the coding sequence ATGACCGTACTCACGAGCATCGAAGGCGGCGCAGGCCGTATCGACCAGACCAATGAAGGCGCAGCAACGATCGCCGAATGCCTTGCGCAGTATGCCAAGGGCAGCATCGACGCGCTTTACGATCTGGGTGTCGCTTTCTCGACCGGAAGCCACGGTGTCGTCTGCGACATGATCGAAGCGCACAAATGGTTCAACATCGCCGCATCCAAGGGCCACGAAGAGGCCGCCTGGTGCCGTGCGGACGTGTCCGACGAAATGACGGCTCGTGAAATTTCCGAAGCCCAGCGCCGCGCCCGCCAGTGGCTCAGCGAAGGACAGCGCAAGGTCGCCTGA
- the dksA gene encoding RNA polymerase-binding protein DksA, protein MATSASSVSEKLAKAKAAVDDDYVPSDDEEYMSERQLDFFRVLLLDWKKSIHDAAGQTLQSLQDGPIREPDLNDRASSETDWGIELRTRDRQRKLISKIDSALRRIDAGEYGYCEKTGDPIGLRRLIARPVATMTVEAQTAHERREKISRDN, encoded by the coding sequence ATGGCCACTTCGGCTTCGAGTGTCTCCGAAAAACTTGCAAAGGCGAAAGCCGCCGTCGACGACGATTATGTCCCGTCCGATGACGAAGAGTACATGAGCGAACGGCAGCTGGATTTCTTTCGCGTGCTTTTGCTCGACTGGAAAAAGTCCATCCACGACGCGGCAGGACAGACGCTGCAATCGCTTCAAGACGGCCCGATCCGCGAACCGGATCTCAACGACCGCGCTTCGTCGGAGACCGATTGGGGCATCGAGCTGCGCACACGTGATCGTCAGCGCAAGCTTATCTCCAAGATAGATTCGGCGCTGCGCCGCATCGACGCGGGCGAATACGGCTACTGCGAAAAGACCGGCGACCCCATCGGGTTGCGTCGCCTCATTGCCCGGCCGGTTGCCACCATGACCGTCGAAGCGCAGACCGCGCACGAGCGACGCGAAAAGATCTCGCGCGACAATTGA
- a CDS encoding PilZ domain-containing protein yields MALSSIDTRHLNRDSLFLTAEIRLESANELARVKVRNLSDGGMMAEGMLMLSRGDRVVVELRNVRPVRGTVAWVQGNRMGIAFEEDIDSKAARATPTPTQSEAPRHTRPVGRFAHYGTGLRKI; encoded by the coding sequence TTGGCCTTGTCTTCGATCGACACGCGACATCTCAACCGGGATAGCCTTTTCCTGACGGCTGAAATCCGTCTGGAAAGCGCCAATGAACTTGCGCGTGTAAAGGTGCGTAACCTGTCGGATGGCGGCATGATGGCGGAAGGCATGCTAATGCTGTCGCGCGGCGACCGTGTCGTCGTGGAATTACGTAATGTCCGTCCCGTGCGCGGAACCGTCGCGTGGGTTCAGGGCAACCGCATGGGCATCGCTTTTGAGGAAGATATCGATTCGAAAGCCGCCCGGGCGACACCGACACCTACGCAATCTGAAGCGCCGCGCCACACCCGGCCTGTCGGGCGGTTCGCACACTACGGCACCGGACTTCGCAAGATCTGA
- a CDS encoding ABC transporter substrate-binding protein has product MRFPAALIAIVALAACDNRADDGIVDVAFIGEPQDAFEQGLRIGPAAQHIRGATHQGLVTLNSDGQVVPAIAERWIVTDDGRSYIFRITEFDLPDGSRLTANSVRDSLVRTLSRLDGTSLGLDLAKIDDVRAMTGRVVEIRLKSAMPGLLQLLAQPELGIAGEFARTGPLRAARSDDAVTLEVMPPEQRGLPPQQDWEEGLRSIRFQSVGAEEAAQGFAQNKYDLMLGGRMQDLPRASTSTFTRASVRLDSAIGLLGLDVVRRDGFLASSENREAIALAIDRGAIASALSIEGWNAADRIVPDDLPGATDQVPGRWDGLSLDQRRNRAAQRAAAWNSANGRAPSVSISLPQGPGSDILFERLSADLSQVGIVAQRAESRRSADLVLRDRVARFAGARWFLNQFNCRVSPRVCSEDVDFLVSLSVDAQDPGEEASYLAEAEQSLTSLNYYIPLGAPIRWAQVRSEVEGFAENPWAFHPLFPLTRAPI; this is encoded by the coding sequence ATGCGTTTTCCTGCAGCCCTCATCGCGATCGTGGCATTGGCCGCCTGCGACAATCGCGCAGATGATGGGATTGTCGATGTCGCATTCATCGGCGAACCTCAAGATGCCTTCGAACAGGGTCTGAGGATCGGGCCTGCCGCGCAGCATATCCGCGGCGCTACGCACCAGGGATTGGTGACACTGAATTCCGACGGGCAGGTGGTGCCCGCGATTGCCGAGCGCTGGATCGTTACCGACGACGGCAGGAGCTATATCTTCCGGATTACCGAGTTCGATCTGCCGGATGGATCGCGCCTCACCGCGAACAGCGTACGGGATTCGCTGGTGCGCACCCTTTCTCGTCTCGACGGGACGAGCCTGGGGCTGGATCTTGCCAAGATCGACGACGTGCGCGCGATGACCGGAAGAGTGGTCGAAATCCGCCTGAAAAGCGCCATGCCGGGACTACTGCAGCTGCTCGCCCAGCCGGAACTCGGCATCGCGGGCGAATTTGCGCGTACCGGACCGTTGCGGGCGGCAAGATCGGATGATGCGGTCACTCTGGAAGTGATGCCGCCCGAACAACGCGGTCTTCCCCCGCAACAGGACTGGGAAGAAGGGCTGCGCTCGATCCGTTTCCAATCGGTCGGAGCCGAAGAGGCCGCACAAGGTTTCGCGCAGAACAAGTACGACCTCATGCTCGGCGGACGCATGCAGGACCTGCCCCGTGCATCCACCAGCACCTTCACTCGGGCCAGCGTCCGGCTGGATTCGGCAATAGGCCTGCTTGGTCTGGACGTGGTGCGCCGCGATGGTTTCCTGGCATCGAGCGAAAACCGCGAGGCGATTGCCCTTGCCATCGACCGCGGCGCGATCGCCAGTGCCCTTAGTATCGAGGGCTGGAATGCGGCGGACCGCATCGTGCCAGACGACCTGCCCGGAGCGACGGACCAGGTACCCGGCCGGTGGGATGGGCTATCGCTCGACCAGCGCCGCAACCGCGCCGCGCAGCGGGCGGCGGCGTGGAACAGCGCCAATGGCCGCGCTCCAAGCGTGTCGATTTCCCTGCCACAGGGGCCGGGCTCGGATATCCTGTTCGAGCGCCTGAGCGCAGATCTTTCGCAGGTCGGGATTGTGGCTCAACGGGCCGAAAGCAGGCGCTCGGCTGACCTCGTGCTGCGGGACCGGGTCGCGCGTTTCGCCGGCGCGCGGTGGTTCCTGAACCAGTTCAATTGCAGGGTATCGCCGCGCGTTTGCTCCGAAGATGTCGACTTCCTCGTTTCGCTGTCCGTCGATGCCCAGGACCCAGGTGAAGAAGCGTCCTATCTTGCCGAGGCTGAGCAGAGCCTGACCTCGCTGAATTACTATATCCCGCTCGGCGCGCCGATCCGCTGGGCCCAGGTGAGGTCGGAAGTGGAAGGCTTTGCGGAAAACCCGTGGGCCTTCCATCCCTTGTTCCCGCTCACCCGCGCGCCCATCTAG
- a CDS encoding DUF4112 domain-containing protein, with protein sequence MEDNRLTPIEPYQGGQDRTENRAYAQGFGFELPTGTDPQSIRRRVEALEMILERSMVLPGTNYRIGLDTIVGLVPVVGDIITAAMGSYIVWEARNLGLPKWRLWHMLGRVGFDTVVGAVPLVGDAFDVLYRSNTKNLRTIRKHLDKHHPETRVIDQ encoded by the coding sequence ATGGAAGACAATCGCCTCACTCCGATAGAGCCCTATCAGGGCGGCCAGGATCGCACCGAAAATCGCGCTTATGCGCAGGGCTTCGGCTTCGAATTGCCCACCGGCACCGACCCGCAATCGATCCGCCGCCGTGTCGAAGCGCTCGAGATGATCCTCGAACGTAGTATGGTCCTGCCGGGCACGAATTACCGCATCGGCCTCGACACGATTGTCGGCTTGGTGCCGGTCGTGGGTGATATCATTACCGCCGCCATGGGTAGCTATATCGTGTGGGAAGCGCGCAATCTCGGCCTGCCGAAATGGAGGCTGTGGCATATGCTCGGCCGGGTCGGGTTCGACACGGTTGTCGGCGCAGTGCCGCTGGTGGGTGACGCGTTCGACGTGCTTTACCGGTCCAATACGAAAAACCTGCGCACGATCCGCAAGCACCTCGATAAGCACCATCCCGAAACGCGGGTCATCGATCAGTAG
- a CDS encoding tryptophan 2,3-dioxygenase yields the protein MTQDVTYSSYLDLDRILAAQHPSSDAHDEMLFIIVHQASELWLKLCLHELFAARDCIVEDRLRPSFKMLARVARAQGQLIQSWDVLSTMTPHDYSTIRPHLGGSSGFQSAQYRMMEFLLGGRNPDMITMHEATPDVAADLRAEMERKSIYAEVVALLARRGFAIPDAVLDRDVGAAWEHSSEVEAAWAEIYRSPKEHWDLYELAEKLVDLEYHFQRWRFGHLKTVERIIGFKRGTGGTPGVPYLAGVLKAAFFPELLSVRTAI from the coding sequence ATGACGCAGGACGTAACGTATTCCAGCTATCTCGACCTAGATCGGATACTTGCCGCTCAGCATCCCTCCTCGGATGCCCATGACGAGATGCTGTTCATCATCGTCCACCAGGCCAGCGAATTGTGGCTCAAGCTGTGCCTGCACGAGCTGTTCGCTGCGCGCGATTGCATCGTCGAGGATCGCCTGAGGCCTTCGTTCAAGATGCTGGCCCGGGTGGCGCGGGCGCAGGGCCAGCTGATCCAGAGCTGGGACGTGCTCAGCACCATGACGCCGCACGATTATTCGACCATCCGCCCTCATCTGGGCGGGTCGAGCGGGTTCCAGAGCGCGCAATACCGTATGATGGAATTCCTTCTCGGCGGGCGCAATCCGGATATGATCACCATGCACGAAGCCACCCCGGATGTGGCGGCGGATTTGCGCGCCGAGATGGAGCGCAAGAGCATCTATGCCGAAGTCGTCGCACTGCTCGCCCGGCGCGGATTCGCCATACCGGATGCGGTGCTCGATCGCGATGTCGGAGCCGCATGGGAGCATTCCTCCGAAGTCGAGGCGGCATGGGCGGAAATCTACCGCTCGCCCAAGGAACACTGGGACCTTTACGAACTGGCCGAGAAGCTCGTCGACCTGGAGTACCACTTCCAGCGCTGGCGGTTCGGCCATCTCAAGACGGTCGAGCGGATCATCGGCTTCAAGCGCGGCACCGGCGGGACCCCGGGCGTGCCCTATCTCGCAGGCGTGCTGAAAGCGGCGTTTTTCCCGGAATTGCTGAGCGTAAGGACGGCAATATGA
- the kynB gene encoding arylformamidase produces the protein MSSWRRSLRIWDISQVLRPGLPVWPGDTEFGFERTWRMEDGSPVNVGKMTMTTHSGTHADAPLHYSANGMDAASMELDPFIGECLVVDARGVSGEIDVADLSHLDSVDRVLFRTWDSFPHDDWRSDWTPISAEAVEWLALQGVKLIGTDAPSVDPQDSKTMDAHKAVAKNAMRILEGLVLDEVEEGRYELIALPLKIGGGDAGLTRAILREIPDA, from the coding sequence ATGAGCTCTTGGCGCAGATCGCTCCGCATCTGGGATATCAGCCAGGTCCTGCGCCCCGGACTGCCGGTCTGGCCGGGCGATACCGAGTTCGGCTTCGAGCGGACATGGCGGATGGAGGACGGCTCGCCGGTCAATGTCGGCAAGATGACGATGACCACGCATTCCGGCACCCATGCCGATGCCCCGCTGCACTATTCCGCCAACGGAATGGATGCCGCGAGCATGGAGCTCGACCCCTTCATCGGAGAGTGCCTTGTTGTGGATGCCCGCGGCGTTTCCGGCGAAATCGACGTCGCCGACCTTTCGCACCTCGACAGCGTGGACCGCGTCCTTTTCCGTACCTGGGACAGCTTCCCGCATGACGACTGGCGCAGCGACTGGACGCCGATTTCGGCCGAGGCGGTCGAGTGGCTGGCGCTGCAGGGCGTCAAGCTGATCGGCACCGACGCGCCGAGCGTCGATCCGCAGGATTCCAAGACGATGGATGCCCACAAGGCGGTGGCGAAAAATGCCATGCGGATTCTCGAAGGACTCGTCCTCGACGAGGTGGAGGAGGGACGGTACGAACTCATCGCCCTGCCGCTGAAGATCGGGGGCGGGGATGCCGGCCTGACCCGCGCAATTCTGCGGGAAATACCAGATGCTTGA